A single window of Dromaius novaehollandiae isolate bDroNov1 unplaced genomic scaffold, bDroNov1.hap1 HAP1_SCAFFOLD_100, whole genome shotgun sequence DNA harbors:
- the LOC135326911 gene encoding maestro heat-like repeat-containing protein family member 2B, translating into MIFLEQRGRELLPEVPEVLTILYDRLPACQQGALKESLFDAVSLLASYHPEAVINSLLQRQLPMDSDTAALWRTLGRSCFALQVLQLLLERLESAETTSSSRNCPEDAVKDKEAALEPLTVTCAISELVSAVQTQETVPFLLPWLLPMLLKQVSDTLGKEMPSSPGRAEEKLVPVACGEDSHPCRLSIKALDMVLCKCIDEKWTGILRKQRTWAFLENPQTHHEAMCLLTSVLLQAGVITLAVVNAVFPWLESPAANLRTTATSFFAELMKHPMLQERKLLQPVLSALVDKCQDTSSTVCQMAVRGLGNLASGAPEKLREHKAAVVEVLLRAIKDVSSSQIAGESLSALAKVVAELKETGLGMTLRDIALYTKTFFDADEAVLRSAAFTLYGILASFAKRRWKSFLCQEAKTTWVRILLHLRDPDPAVYNACRSTFVLCTPLLGLRKLQTHVTLNMEKSAEELQEAVCSHLARNVPELLDSVYDTFRTYFWSSCWAMQTAAIKLTGVILENADARWLGEQDMSALSTALQLMQEDQHPSVQQAAAQVLGDNWSELRNVHTSWEVMRVPRPQESEEWEGQRGEERAASPERWLCYHGAGATSGPK; encoded by the exons ATGATCTTTCTGGAGCAACGTGGGAGAGAACTCCTCCCAGAG GTGCCAGAAGTCCTGACCATCCTTTATGACCGTCTGCCAGCTTGCCAGCAGGGCGCCCTGAAAGAGAGTCTCTTTGATGCCGTATCTCTGCTGGCCTCCTATCACCCAGAGGCAGTGATCAACAGCCTCCTGCAGAGacagctgcccatggacag TGACACAGCGGCATTGTGGAGGACCCTTGGGAGAAGCTGCTTTGCGCTCCAAGTGCTCCAGTTGCTACTAGAGAGACTCGAGAGTGCAGAaactaccagcagcagcaggaactgccCTGAGGATGCAGTGAAGGACAAGGAGGCTGCTCTGGAACCTCTCACG GTGACCTGTGCCATCTCTGAGCTGGTGTCGGCCGTGCAGACCCAGGAGACAGTGCCCTTCTTGCTTCCGTGGTTACTTCCAATGCTCCTGAAGCAGGTCAGCGACACTCTTGGAAAGGAGATGCCTTCGTCTCCAGGAAGAGCGGAGGAGAAGCTGGTCCCTGTGGCGTGTGGAGAAGACAGCCATCCTTGCAG gctttccatcaaagcaCTCGATATGGTGCTCTGCAAGTGCATTGATGAAAAATGGACAGGGATTCTCAGGAAGCAGAGAACCTGGGCTTTTCTGGAAAATCCCCAGACTCACCACGAGGCCATGTGTctgctgactag tgttctGCTCCAAGCTGGCGTAATCACACTGGCTGTTGTAAATGCTGTCTTCCCCTGGCTGGAGTCGCCAGCCGCAAACCTGAGGACCACGGCAACGTCCttctttgctgag CTGATGAAGCACCCAATGCTTCAGGAAAGGAAGCTGCTTCAGCCTGTCCTCTCTGCCTTGGTGGACAAATGCCAGGACACCAGCAGCACTGTCTGCCAGATGGCAGTGAGAGGCCTGGGAAATCTGGCCAGCGgagcacctgagaag ctgcGAGAGCATAAGGCAGCCGTTGTGGAGGTGTTACTGAGAGCCATCAAGGACGTCAGCTCTTCACAGATCGCAGGGGAGAGCTTGTCAGCGCTGGCCAAAGTGGTGGCGGAGTTGAAAGAGACGGGCCTTGGCATGACCCTCCGGGACATTGCCCTGTACaccaagactttctttgatgCT GATGAGGCAGTGCTTCGTTCTGCAGCCTTCACCTTATATGGAATCCTGGCCTCCTTTGCCAAGAGGAGATGGAAATCTTTCCTGTGCCAAGAAGCCAAAACTACCTGGGTCAGAATTCTGCTCCACCTTCGGGACCCTGACCCTGCAGTTTACAAT GCCTGCAGAAGCACTTTTGTGCTGTGCACTCCACTGCTGGGCCTGCGGAAGCTGCAGACTCACGTTACCCTGAACATggagaagagtgcagaagagctccaggaagctgtctgcagtcacctg GCCAGAAACGTCCCCGAGCTTCTGGACAGTGTCTATGACACCTTCCGGACCTACTTCTGGAGCTCGTGTTGGGCGATGCAGACTGCGGCCATCAAATTAACCG GTGTGATCCTGGAAAACGCAGATGCCCGgtggctgggagagcaggatATGAGTGCTCTAAGTACAG ctctccagctgatGCAGGAAGACCagcatcccagtgtgcagcaggcagcagctcaggtCCTGGGAGACAACTGGTCCGAGCTGAGAAATGTCCACACCAGCTGGGAGGTCATGCGCGTGCCCCGCCCCCAGGAAAGTGAGGAGTGGGAAGGCCAGAGGGGCGAGGAGAGGGCAGCCAGCCCAGAGAGGTGGCTGTGTTACCATGGAGCCGGTGCAACCAGCGGACCAAAATAA